Part of the Clostridium sporogenes genome, TAAGATATTAAATTTTGAGCGACAACCTAAGTATGAGTTACAACCAAGCTTTAAAAAGTACGGAAAGGCACATAGAGCAATAACATATGCACCAGATTTTTTAATATATCATTTAGATGGTTCAGAGGAGCTTATAGATGTTAAAGGAACTGAAACCCAACAAGGAAATATGAGAAGAAAAATGTTTGATTATAAATATCCAGATTTAAAACTTACATGGATATCAAGGTCCTTAAAATATAGCTCAACTGGATGGATAGAATATGACGAGTTAAAGAAAATTAGAAAGGGGAATAAGAAATGCCAAAAATAAAAATACTTAATGAGCGTACAGGAGAAGTAAAGGAAATAGAATGCATAGGCTATAACTTACAATATGCAGAAGCTACAGGAGATGGAAAAATTCAAAAGATAAGAGCTTTAGGAAATGGGAAATATGATATTAAGCATTGGATTAAAAACGATATATATCAACCAATGGCCTTAAAAATTAAACAAAATCTTATGGGCCAGGTTCCAGAGTTAAGTCGTGTTAATGTGGAAAAGATTTTATTTATTGAGGACATAGATTATGTAGGAGATGAAATGAGTAAACCTGATGATGTTATGTGGATTAAGAAAGCGCCAAAACAAGTTACAGAGCTTACAGGATATAAATTTATTATAGAGAGTAGAGAATTTTGGATGTCTAGAATATCAAAAGAGCAAGTAGTAGCGCACATATATAGCTGCTTAAAACAGATAGATGGGGACAAGCTAATAGAACCAGACGTTAAAGGATGGAAAGAGGTAATAGGAAACTTAGGATTAGGATGGGAAACTACTTTAAGCCCAATACCTAACTTGTTAGAAGGATTTGAAG contains:
- a CDS encoding DUF1064 domain-containing protein, with translation MNRSKYGAKKIVIDGITFDSKDEGRYYLYLKELKAKDKILNFERQPKYELQPSFKKYGKAHRAITYAPDFLIYHLDGSEELIDVKGTETQQGNMRRKMFDYKYPDLKLTWISRSLKYSSTGWIEYDELKKIRKGNKKCQK
- a CDS encoding putative metallopeptidase; translation: MPKIKILNERTGEVKEIECIGYNLQYAEATGDGKIQKIRALGNGKYDIKHWIKNDIYQPMALKIKQNLMGQVPELSRVNVEKILFIEDIDYVGDEMSKPDDVMWIKKAPKQVTELTGYKFIIESREFWMSRISKEQVVAHIYSCLKQIDGDKLIEPDVKGWKEVIGNLGLGWETTLSPIPNLLEGFEDEDFKMLKKADKQLKFNLKAAK